The Drechmeria coniospora strain ARSEF 6962 chromosome 02, whole genome shotgun sequence genome has a segment encoding these proteins:
- a CDS encoding 50S ribosomal protein L14 — MLNCIDNSGAALVECALVVGQKRHARIGDRIVVVVQEQRGASSSGMAGISAAAKVKRGDVRHAVVVRTRYPTQRRDGSVVRFDDNACVLLNKSGDPVGSRINGVVGAELKRKKWSKILSMAPMQA; from the exons ATGCTGAACTGCATCGACAATTCGggtgccgccctcgtcgagtgcgccctcgtcgtcggtcagAAGCGCCATGCTCGAATCG GTgaccgcatcgtcgtcgtcgtccaggaGCAGCGCGGCGCCTCTTCGTCCGGCATGGCAggcatctcggccgccgccaaggtcaAGCGCGGCGACGTCCgccacgccgtcgtcgttcgcACACGCTACCCGACGCAGCGCCGCGATGGCTCCGTCGTCCGTTTCGACGACAACGCCTGCGTCCTGCTCAACAAGTCCGGCGACCCTGTCGGCTCCCGCAtcaacggcgtcgtgggcGCCGAGCTGAAGCGCAAGAAGTGGAGCAAGATTCTCTCCATGGCCCCGATGCAGGCATGA